In Arenicella xantha, the genomic window GTTCATCAGGCGATGGCTCAGGCGGATTTACGACGTTATGTGAACATCTTTATGCGCGACGAGGCGGCTACCTCACTGACTATTCCGAGCGGACTTGATATCGATGAGTATCGACATAACCTACAACAGCGATACGATAACAGCGCACTGCAACACCGCACCTACCAAATTGCGATGGACGGTAGCCAAAAGATACCGCAGCGCTTGTTAAGCACACTGCGTTTTCACTTAGCACACAACGGTCCGATTGAAGCCTCCAGTCTCGCGATTGCAGCATGGATGCGCTATGTGATGGCACACCGTGAAAATGGCGAACCATTTGAAGTCCAAGACCCGTTGGCAGCGCGCTTCAAGGCGGTCGTTAACGACGCGGAGAAAGATCCCGTAAAACTGGTTACTGGTTTATTAGGCATACGCGAAATCTTTGCTGATGACCTTATTCAAAACCAACGTTTATGCGATGAACTAACCAAGTCGCTGAGATCATTGTTAGCAGTCGGCGCGCTTAAAACCCTCGCGAAATTTTGAGCGACGTTTATTTAAGCGCCGCTCAGCTTATTTAAGTTGAGTTAGTTACGCTCTCAAGCAAGCTTAGCTTGCGCTATACAATGGCGCAACATACAGCACCGCGCCCGCGGCGGGCGCACCGCTAACCGAGCCACCTTCAACTTCACGGCTCACGGCGAGTGCTGAAGCGCCATCCAGTGATACATCAATGAGTTGCCGCGTTAACACTCCAGATTTTGGCAATAAGCCGAGTGATACCGGAGCCACGCCTTCACCGGCTAACAACCATAACTCGTAGTCTTGCTGACTCGGCAAAGCGGGTACTTTTAGAGCCACAGCTTCAAGCTTGCGGCCTTGATCACTCAAGGTAATCGACCACAAAGGCTGGCTGTCAGCGGTCTGCATAACGGCCACAAAATCAAACGAGTCGGACTCCGCGGGCGGCCGCTGGTTCCACTGCAAAACGAACATGGCTATTAATGCGGCACTAGCCAGCACCGCCAGTCCACGCCACCATGAAGTCGATGATGAATGCTTCTGGGCTTCCCCAAATAGTCGAGTCTGAATTGCAGACCACGTTGATGAGCTCGGCGTCACCGCTGCTGATTGACCATCTAGATGACTAAAATGCTGTTCCCATTTTGCCACTTCATCACGATACGACGCGTCAGACTGCAATAGACTTTGAAAGCGCTGACGTGCCAAACCTTGCAATGTTCCAACTACATATGCGGCGCTCAACTGAGCGCGTAATTCTGGGTTCTGATATCTCATTGTGACAAGCACTCCTTCAACGATGACAGTCCACGTCGTATCCAGCTTTTTATAGTCCCGAGCGGATTATTAGTTTTCACGCTTAATTCTTGATGAGTGTAGCCACCCAGATACGCTGCGACGATGGCTTCTCGCTGTTCGATATTTAGTCGATTAAGACAACGCGACAATTGCAATTGATCAGAATCAAGCTCTGCGCCAACTTCACTTAATGGCTCGGCAACCGCCTCATTTGTCACCGTTTCAACTTGGCGCTGCCCCTTGCGTAAGTAATCAATAGCCGTGTAACGCGCAATACTACCTAACCACGTCATTGCTTGACTGTGGTCTGCTCGATAAGAGCCCGCTCGATGCCAGACCTTGATATACACCTCTTGCAAAAGGTCTTCGCTCAAATTTCGGTCAGGAATCATTCTCAGTAAAATTGACAGCAAACGTGGTGATGTCGCCCGATATAGCTTCTCAAATTCAGCTCGGTCTCCGAGACTGACACGGCTGAGTGACCGAGAGAGCTGTTGATTGTCATTCTGCATCGCCATTGCTTAGTACACGCGGGTTAAATTTTCTAGTGGTCTTTCTATCACAGTCGCGAGCTGAATTAAGCACAAAAGCAAAAAATAACTGTTTATTTCAAATTACTGCATCCAAGAGCTAACTCTGGTCGTATATAGGGTTATAGATAAATGATTAAGTGACGACAATACCTCGGGTTGGGGTGCTTGGTAGGGGCGACAGCAGATACGATCTCCAGTAAATCAAACCGGCTATTCTTAACTAGAATTGGCCGAGTTATCTGCTGCCGCCCCTACATTTTTCCGGTTGCGAAAGGATCACCGCGACAAACCACGGTACTCTTTAATTTATGCCCCCCCACTTTAATACTGCCCTTGCTTCAATACTGACGTTAAGCCGCTCCCCTTTTGGTCATAGCAATCATCGCGACATTTGCTTTACGTTTACGTAAACGTAACTTTGGTCTATACTGAGTTTCAATACCATAAAACAGCTCCATGCTTAGTTCTACAGCATATGTTAGTAGCCACATTGACTAGCAGCTGTATTTACCCAAGATCCATATAGCAAAACTCAGAACTGTGCCACTGAAACCCAAGCACGATGACCCAAACCAATATGACCAAACGTTATTCTATTCGAGAGCTAGCTGAAGAATTTGATATCACCACGCGTGCCCTTCGGTTTTACGAAGAGAAAGGACTCTTAACGCCGACCCGATCCAAGCAAACCCGTACTTACGGAAACGCTGACCGAACCCGATTACGATTAATCTTACGCGGTAAGCGACTTGGCCTGACTCTTGAAGAAAGCAGCGACATTATTCGCATGTATAACCCTGGTGCAGGAAATCAACAGCAAATCCAAACCTTGATCAGCAAGATTCGCGATAAACGCGCGCAGCTGATTTTGCAACAACAGGATTTGGAACACATGCTACTCGATTTAGCCGATGCCGAAGAACGTTGCTTACAAGCCTTAAATGACGCGCCGCAACAACGCAAAGCATAAAACACCCAGACAAACCAACTGATTGACGAAACGACTATGACCACTAGCTATCCGACCCTGCAACACTTTCTTGGCGAAGAACTTGATATGTTGCGCGACATGACCCACCAATTCGCGCAGGCGGAAATTGCACCACGTGCCGCCGACATCGATCGAGACAACCTTTTCCCTGCCGATTTATGGCAAAAATTCGGTGACCTGGGCTTACTTGGCATTACTGTCTCAGAAGAATACGGTGGCAGCAACATGGGTTACTTGGCACATGTTTTGGCGATGGAAGAGATTAGCCGCGCCTCGGCCTCAGTCGGCCTGTCTTATGGTGCTCACTCAAATTTATGCGTCAATCAAATTTTTAAAAACGGCAACGATGCGCAGAAACAAAAATACCTGCCTAAATTATGCTCCGGCGAGCATATTGGTGCGCTCGCCATGTCTGAGCCTAATGCCGGATCCGACGTCGTCAGCATGAAACTCCGTGCCGACAAGCGCGGTGATCATTATGTGTTGAATGGCAACAAAATGTGGATCACTAATGGTCCCGACGCCGACACCTACGTAGTCTATGCAAAAACCGATGTGAATGGTGGCTCTAAAGGCATAACCGCCTTCATTATAGAGCGCGGCTTTGCCGGGTTTACTCAAGCTCAGAAGTTAGACAAACTCGGAATGCGTGGTTCGAACACATGTGAATTAGTCTTTCAAGACTGCGCCGTACCAGAGGAGAATATCCTAGGCTTTGAAGGTGGCGGAGTGCGCGTACTGATGTCAGGTCTGGACTATGAACGCACCGTTCTCTCCGGTGGGCCGGTCGGTATTATGCAAGCCTGTTTGGACTTGGTTGTTCCCTATGTGCACGAACGCAAACAATTCGATAAAGCCATCGGCGAATTTCAACTAATGCAGGGCAAGCTTGCCGATATGTATACCTCGCTAAGCGCGTGTCGCTCGTACTTGTATGCAGTTGCCCGTGCATGCGATGCCAACCACGAAAGCCGCAAAGACGCCGCCGCAGTAATTTTATTTACCGCTGAGCAAGCTACCCAAATGGCGTTACAGGCGATTCAGGCACTAGGCGGCAACGGTTATATTAACGAGTACCCGGCTGGACGCTTGTTGCGCGATGCGAAGCTCTACGAGATTGGAGCGGGTACCTCAGAGGTCAGGCGTATGCTAATTGGCCGTGAATTATTTGCCGAGACACGATAAGCGCCTATGAGCATTTTAGAATCCAAGATCAACCCGCGTTCGGCCGAATTCCTAGATAACGCGGCGCATATGCAGGCCCAAGTTGACGACCTGCACGGTTTGATTGACGACATTAAACTTGGCGGCGGTGAGTCGTATCAAGCACGTCACAAATCGCGCGGCAAACTGTTGGCTCGCGAGCGTATCGACGCGCTACTTGACCCCGGCTCTCCTTTTTTGGAGCTGTCACAATTAGCCGCACACGCCGTATACGGTAACGAAACAGTCGCTGCGGCTGGCATTGTCACAGGCATCGGTCGAGTTGCTGGTCAAGAGTGCATGATCGTGGCAAATGACGCCACGGTTAAGGGGGGCACTTACTACCCATTAACAGTCAAGAAGCACCTCCGTGCGCAAGCTATTGCGGCGCAGAACCACCTACCCTGCGTGTATTTGGTGGACTCAGGTGGCGCAAACTTACCGCGCCAAGACGAGGTGTTTCCAGACCGCGAACATTTCGGTCGAATATTTTTTAATCAAGCCAATATGTCGGCGAAGAATATTCCGCAGATCGCGGCCGTCATGGGCTCGTGTACCGCTGGCGGCGCGTATGTGCCAGCCATGGCGGATGAATCAATTATTGTCAAAGATCATGCCACCATTTTTTTAGCCGGACCGCCACTAGTGAAGGCAGCGACTGGCGAGGTGGTCACCGCACAAGAACTAGGCGGTGCCGAAGTACATTGTCGTGAATCCGGGGTTGCCGACCATTATGCTCGTAATGACCATCATGCACTTGAGCTGGTTCGACAGTCCGTCAGCCGACTAAATCGGGTCAAACCGAAAGACATTGATATTAAGTCCAGTGTTGAACCTCGCTACGACGCTAAAGAAATCTACGGCATCATTCCTAAAAGCCTGACACAACCGTTTGACGTTCGCGAAATTATCGCGCGTATTGTGGATGACTCGGACTTTGATGAGTTTAAAGCGCTGTTTGGCACAACCTTAGTATGCGGATTTGCACGACTACATGGGTTTCCAGTTGGAATTGTAGCCAACAATGGCATTCTATTTAGCGAATCCGCACAGAAAGGCGCGCACTTTATTGAGCTCTGCGCACAACGAAAAATCCCCTTAGTATTTCTACAAAACATCACCGGCTTTATGGTTGGCAAGCAATACGAGGCCGGTGGCATCGCTAAGCATGGTGCCAAAATGGTAACCGCCGTTTCGTGTGCCAAAGTTCCCAAATTCACTGTATTGATTGGTAATTCTTATGGCGCTGGCAACTACGGCATGTGCGGTCGCGCTTATGACCCAAATTTTCTATTCATGTGGCCCAACGCCCGCATTTCGGTGATGGGAGGTGAGCAGGCAGCGGGGGTTCTCGCGCAGGTCAAAGGTGCTCAGAAAGAACGCGCTGGTGAATCATGGTCAGCCGCACAAGAAGCCGCATTTAAACAGCCAGTACTCGATACTTATGAGCAACAAGGTCACCCATACTACGCGTCGGCTCGACTATGGGACGACGGCGTTATTGATCCGGCAGAAACTCGCAACGTATTAGCACTGGCTATTGCCGCCGCCCTAAACAAACCAATTGAAGACACGCAGTTCGGCGTGTTCCGAATGTAATTATGAGCCAAAACATTCAACTCGATAGCGACGCACGCGGCGTGGCAACAGTCACCTTAAACCGCGCTGAGAAACACAATGCGTTCGACGATCAAATCATACTCGAACTAACCGAGCTATTCGTTCAGCTGGACGCCGACCCGACGATTCGAGTTGTCATACTGGCCGCTGCCGGAAAGAGCTTCTCAGCCGGCGCAGACCTAGCGTGGATGCAACGCATGGCAAGTTATACAGAGTCAGAAAACCTGGCCGACGCGAAGGCGCTGGCAACGATGCTACACCGCTTAAATTCGCTATCAAAACCGACCATTGCAAAAGTACAAGGTGCGGCATTCGGTGGCGCGGTCGGCTTAGTGAGTTGTTGCGATATGGCGATCGCCAGTGAGCACGCTAGTTTTTGTTTAAGTGAAGTAAAGATCGGCCTACTGCCAGCCACTATTGCGCCCTACGTCATTCAGGCCATTGGGCAACGTGCAGCACGACGTTACTTCTTGACCGCTGAACGGTTCTCCGCCAGCACCGCAACTCAGTTGGGGTTAGTGTCTAGCACCGTCAGTGCCGATCAGCTCGACGCGCACGTCGAGCAATTGGTCGAAACATTATTGGCCAACAGCCCTGCCGCACTAGCCGCATCGAAATGTTTAATCGACGAAGTTAGCAATCGTTCTATCGACGATGCGCTAATGAATAACACCAGTGCACGAATCGCCGCCATTCGCGTTTCACCTGAAGGCCAAGAAGGGCTCACAGCATTTCTTGAGAAACGCTCGCCCAACTGGCTTCCTAAATAACCCATTCTTGACGACCGACTAAGCCTAACCATGTTCGACAAAATATTAATCGCAAACCGTGGTGAAATTGCCTGCCGCATTATCCAAACAGCGCAGCGACTCAACGTCAAAACGGTGGCCGTCTATTCCGATGCAGACCACCGAGCATTGCATGTAAAGATGGCCGATGAAGCAATTCATATCGGCGCAGCGCCATCGGCTGACTCATATCTAAGAGGCGACGTAATCATTAACGCAGCGCTGCAATGCGGCGCCCAAGCAGTGCATCCGGGTTATGGCTTTTTATCTGAAAATGCCCAGTTTGCTGAACAATGTGCGGCAAACGGCTTAGTGTTTATTGGGCCACCAGCAGCAGCTATTCGTGCCATGGGCTCGAAATCAGCGGCCAAGACTATTATGCAAGATGCCGGTGTACCGTTGGTGCCGGGCTACCATGGCGCAGACCAAGCTCGTGATTTATTAAAGCGCGCCGCCGACGACATGGGTTACCCCGTGCTATTGAAAGCAGTCGCCGGTGGTGGCGGCAAAGGTATGCGCCAAGTCTGGGATGCCAACGAATTTGATGACGCATTAGACGACGCTAAACGCGAAGCTAAAGCCAGCTTCGGCAACGACGATATGTTGGTCGAGAAATACCTGACCCAACCACGTCACGTTGAAGTTCAAGTGTTCTGTGACACGCAAGGCAACGGTGTTTATTTATTCGAGCGTGATTGCTCAATTCAGCGTAGACACCAGAAGATTCTAGAGGAGGCGCCAGCACCTAATTTACCCGCTGGCACGCGCGAGAAAATGGGGGATGCGGCAGTGCGCGCGGCGCAAGCAATTGATTACGTTGGCGCTGGCACGGTAGAGTTTCTGCTGGATACCGATGGTTCATTTTACTTTATGGAAATGAATACTCGCCTTCAAGTTGAACACCCGGTGACCGAGATGATTACCGGCCAAGACTTAGTCGAATGGCAACTGCACGTAGCCGGAGGCAACCCTCTGCCATGCGAACAATCTGCATTGCAAATTAACGGCCACGCCTTTGAAGCCCGCATCTATGCCGAAGACGCGGACAACGATTTTATGCCTGCAACTGGCAAGCTAGACTATGTCTCGCTACCGTCGAGTAACGCACATGTCCGTGTCGACACTGGCGTGGTACAAGGTGACGCGGTGACGCCCTACTATGACCCAATGATTGCCAAGTTAATTGTTTGGGATACCGACCGTGATAAAGCCATCGCACGATTAAGCGACGCGCTGAATGCGTACCGGATTGGCGGTGTTACCACCAACATCCCGTTTCTGCATCGCTTGGCGGGGCATCCAGCCTTGATCGCAGCCGATTTAGATACCGGCTTTTTAGTCAAACACCACGAAGCGTTATTCGAACAAGCATTCAGCCCGTCGACAGAGCTGGTGCCGTTGGCATGTCTGTTTCTGCAGCTACGGCGAGAACAGCACAGCTGCGCGGCTAAAATTACTGGTAATAGCAATCGTTTAGCGTCTCCATGGGATGAAGTCTCTCCATGGGATGAAGTCTCCTCATGGCGACTAAATCAAACCAACACCTACCACGATACGCTGATTTGGAATGGTGAGCGCATCGACTACGCTTTGGAAGTTCAGGGTAATCGAGTTGACCGCCGCTACCAGATTACTGTGAACGATCAAGACTTCGCCGCTGTCGGTATACTGAATAATGATGTTTTAACAGCAACCATCAACGGCCACCGAACATCGGTCGCAATGGCCGCACACGATACCCATTTCATTGCCTTTGATGGCGCAACACCGATTTCTTTCCATGTCGAATCTGATGATACCGGTGTCGCGGAAGAAGCCAGTAACGCAGGCAACTTTAACGCACCCATGAATGGCACGATTGTCGAAGTTAAAGCGAATCAAGGTGATACCGTCGCGGCTGGTTCAGTATTGCTAGTAATGGAGGCGATGAAAATGCAACACACGATCAAAGCGCCAAGCGACGGCATAGTAAGCGAACTGTATTGCGTTGTCGGCGACTTGGTCGATGGTGGTGCTGAACTACTGCGCTTCGAAGCGCTTGCGGAGTAACTACATGAACTACCCGTCAACCGTCAAGTTGGTCGAAGTCGGCCCGCGCGATGGGCTACAAAACGAAGCGCGAACCATTCCAGTAGAAGACAAGGTCGAACTAGTCAATCGTTTGTCGCAGACCGGTCTTAAAACCATCGAGACCGGTAGTTTCGTGTCGGCCAAATGGGTTCCTCAAATGGCCAACAGTGACGAGGTGTTTAAACGCATTGAGCGGTTTGAAGGGGTCACCTATTCGGCACTCACGCCCAATTTATTCGGTCTTAATGCGGCTGTCGAAGCCGGCGTCGACGAAGTCGCTGTGTTTGGTGCTGCATCGGAATCCTTCTCACAAAAAAATATCAATTGCAGCATCGCTGAAAGCTTAGCGCGTTTTGCACCACTAGTTGAAGCTGCAACGGCTCAGGGCATCGCTGTGCGCGGCTATGTATCCTGTGTGGTTGGCTGCCCTTATGAAGGCGCGATTGAACCAAGCGCGGTAGCCGAGGTCGCGCACCGATTGCTTGACATGGGTTGCTATGAAATATCGCTTGGTGACACGATTGGTGTCGGCACGCCAAACTCAGTTAAGCAGATGCTTACGGCCGTGATGCAAACAATTCCAACACACCAATTAGCCATGCACTGCCACGACACTTACGGACAAGCCATTGCTAACATCCATAGCGCATTGCAAATGGGAATAAGCATCTTTGATAGCTCTGTGGCTGGCCTTGGCGGTTGCCCTTATGCAAAAGGTGCGTCAGGCAATGTAGCCACAGAAGACGTGTTGTACCTACTTAACGGGCTGGGCATTCACACTGGCGTTAATTTGGATCAGGTGGTCGCGATCGGCCAGTTCATTTCTCAACGTCTAGAACGCGACAACCAGTCAAAAGCGGGTAAAGCACTCGCTGCCAAAACCGGATAAGTTGCACCTTAGGTAATGACATCTGGAGCACTTCGACCAGTGAACTGCTGAATCTGAGCTATCTGGTCCGCCGCCTGTAAAACCTCGGCAAGTGCCTGCTGAGGGTCCATCTGCAAGCGATCGGGAGCGTCTTCAAATCGATCGCAGTAAAGACGCAGGGTTGCGCCGGAGGTTTCGGTTCCAGACAATCGTAGAACGATTCGCGCGCCTTCCGCAAACTGAATTCGGATACCCTGTGACTGACTCACACTTTGATCAATCGGGTCGGTGTAGGCAAAATCGTCCGCCGAGGCGACGGTCAGCCCGACATAAGTTTGACCAATCAGCTGAGGCAACATCTGTCGCAGGCGTGAGACCAAATTACTCGCTGACTCGCTATCAACCCCTTCGAAGTCATGACGTGTGAAGTAATCGCGGCCATAACGTTGCCAGTGCTCGGTCACTACTTGTTGCGGCGTTTTTCCGGATTCAGCCAATATATTCAGCCAGAACAATACCGCCCACAGACCGTCTTTTTCACGCACGTGGTCTGATCCAGTGCCAAAACTTTCCTCACCACATAAGACGATGCGACCCGCATCCATCAAGTTACCAAAGAACTTCCAACCTGTCGGCGTTTCAAAGCACTCAATTCCGCGAACGGTCGCGACGCGGTCCACCGCCGGACTGGTTGGCATTGATCGTGCCACACCTGATAAACCTTGTTGGTAACCAGGAATTTTCTCCGCATATGCCGCTAACACCGCTAAGGAATCGCATGGATTTATATAGAAATTCTTGCCCAGTACCATATTGCGATCACCGTCGCCGTCAGATGCCGCAGCAAATACCAGCGCCGGATCCGCATTAACCTTTTCGACTAGCTCTTTAGCATGCACTAAGTTTGGGTCGGGATGGTGTCCGCCAAAATCTTCTGACGGAACCCCATTTATAACCGTGCCAGCCGCGGCACCTAAGCGACGCTCTAATATCTCGATAGCATAGGGCCCAGTAATGGCATGCATACCATCAAAACACATCGCAAAATCATCACGCTGCAACAGGCGCGATATCTTAGCGAAATCAAAGATGGACTCCATCAGATTGGCGTAATCTGCGACCGGATCAATGATTTCGATCGTCACGCCGGCAACTTGAGTTTTACCCAAGGTATCGAGGTCGATGTCGTCGATTTGTGCGCTCAAATAATGATCTAACGATTGAGTCTGACTAAAAATCTGATTGGTAACCGCTTCGGTCGCTGGCCCACCGTTTTCGCCGTTGTACTTAATCCCAAAATCCTCATCAGGGCCAGCAGGATTATGACTCGCCGACAGAATGATGCCGCCAAAGGTTTGATATTGACGAATTAAACACGAGGCTGCCGGGGTTGATAACAAGCCACCTTGACCCACAATAAGACGCGTAAACCCATTGCCTATCGCTAAGCGTAAAATAGTTTGAATAGCTGCTCGATTAAAGTAACGTCCATCACCACCGATCACTAAGGACTTGTCTTGGCAATTTCCCAACACATTGAAGATGGCTTGTACAAAATTCTCTAAATACCCAGGCTGAGCGAACTCAGAGACCTTTTTACGCAGACCCGATGTGCCAGGTTTTTGCCCTTCGAATGGCTTAGTTTCTACCTTAATAACGTTCATATTCCTGTTTGGTTTTTGACTAGTTGTGGACATTGGGCTGGCTCTGGTCGAGGCAGCTTCTAAGCAATGACCTTATCTTGCCCTATCTTAGCCAATTATGCCGCCTTCGTGTATGTCAACCGCCCGATCTATTTCAGCACTGCATCTCACACCACTGGCAAGCACGGTAAACTGCTAAAATATTCTAGGTGTTATAGCTCTCCTCGTGACCACGCTCAATCGTGAGCTATGTTGACAGCATTGCCACAAGCTAAACCAAGTCGAGAGATAGTAAAATTTAACCTAACGCGATTGTTTAAAATAGTCCAAATGAAAGAACCGATAAAACTAATTTTATTCGACCTTGGCGGAGTGCTAGTAGAACTAGGCCCATCGCCGCTGCCGTCTGATTGGCTCCATCATGCGTCGCCGAGTTTTAGCGTGAAAGAGTGGTTTAGTTCACCAAGCGCTACCCATTTCGAACGTGGACTTTGTACACCGATGGAGTTTGCCACCGCGCTTAAAAGTGAATTGGGTATTACCGCTAGCAGGCGAGATATTTTGTCGGCGTTTAAGGATTGGCCTCGCGGACTAATGCCCGGCGTCACGACCTTACTCGAGCAGCTAGCACCACACTATCGACTCGCGGTACTGTCTAATTCAAACGAAATTCATTGGCCGCAACTGAGTCAAGAATTAGGTCTACAGCATTATATGGAGCAACTATATTCATCACACTTACTGCATAAGTCAAAACCCGACCCCGCGATTTTTCAACAGGTCTTAAACGAGCTATCACTGGTTCCTGAACAAGTGCTATTTTTTGACGATAACCAACACAATATCGACAGCGCGCAAGCGCTGGGAATACGAAGTCACTTAGTCAATGGGCCGCAAGAGATTCGTCATATTCTAGACTTCCCAGTGCTGCAAACATAAAGTTTTAGAGCGCGACACTTACCATTGCGCAACACCTTTATGCTTCACACACGTGAAGATGCCATACTAGCTAGATATTGATGCTCATCCGCACTAATACTTAGCTAGAGGACCCTATGACCAATTCATTTGATACGCTTTCAACCTTCACTGCCAACGGCCGCGATTACCATTTTTACAGCCTGCCGAAACTGGCCGATAAGTACGACTTGCAAACACTGCCGTTTGCGCAAAAGATACTGCTAGAAAATTTGCTCCGGCACGAAGACGGTCGAGATATTAGCCAGAGCGATATCGAGGCACTCCTAGGCTGGGACGCCAGCGCCGAACCCAGCACCGAAATCGCCTTCACACCAGCACGCGTACTGCTGCAAGATTTCACCGGCGTTCCGGCTGTGGTCGATTTGGCCGCAATGCGAGAAGCGGTAGTAGCTTTAGGTGGCAATGCCGAACAAATCAACCCATTGTCTCCGGTCGAACTGGTTATCGACCATTCAGTGCAAATCGATTATTTCGGCACCAATGAAGCGCTTGACCTCAACGCCAAAATCGAATTCCAACGTAATAAAGAACGCTATCAGTTCTTGAAATGGGGCCAAGGCGCGTTTGATGATTTTGCCGTGGTGCCGCCGTCAACCGGCATCGTGCACCAAGTCAATCTTGAGTATCTAGCGCGAGTAGTGTTTGCCAAGGAGAAAGACGGCAAGTTGATGGCGTACCCAGACACCTTAGTGGGCACCGATTCACACACTACAATGATCAATGGGATTGGGGTACTAGGCTGGGGCGTAGGCGGTATTGAAGCCGAAGCGGCGATGTTGGGGCAGCCCATCTCAATGCTAATTCCGCAAACCGTTGGCTTTAAATTGACCGGGAAATTACCCGAAGGAGCCACCGCGACCGACTTAGTTTTAACCGTGGTACAAATGCTACGCGAATACGGCGTGGTCGGAAAATTTGTTGAGTTCTTTGGTGACGGTTTAGATCACCTGCCATTAGCGGATCGTGCGACTATCGCCAATATGGCCCCTGAATACGGCGCTACCAGTGGTATTTTTCCAATTGATGACGAAGTATTGCGATACCTGCGTCTATCGGGGCGCGATGAAGAACAGATTAATTTAGTCGAGGCATACGCCAAAGCGCAAGGCATGTTCCGCCACGCTGACCAGCCAGAAGCAGTGTACTCAGGGCTATTGAGTTTAGATATGTCGACAGTATTACCCAGCTTGGCAGGCCCTAAACGCCCGCAAGACCGCGTGTTATTGTCCGAATCTAAAGCCGCTTTTGCCGATACCTTGACGTCAATGGCTGACCCAAGCCGGCCCACATCAGTGAGCGTAACACAAGGCGACAACACCTTTGAATTACAGCACGGAGCAGTGGTTATCGCGGCTATCACTTCGTGCACTAACACCTCAAACCCAGCAGTCATGCTCGGTGCTGGCCTATTGGCGCGCAATGCTGTAGCCAAAGGCTTAACCGTCAAACCATGGGTCAAAACATCATTAGCGCCGGGCTCTCAGGTGGTTACCGACTACTTGCGCAAGGCGGATGTATTAGACGACCTTGAGTCTCTGGGCTTTAATGTGGTGGGTTACGGCTGCACTACCTGCATCGGTAATTCGGGTCCACTG contains:
- a CDS encoding hydroxymethylglutaryl-CoA lyase, whose product is MNYPSTVKLVEVGPRDGLQNEARTIPVEDKVELVNRLSQTGLKTIETGSFVSAKWVPQMANSDEVFKRIERFEGVTYSALTPNLFGLNAAVEAGVDEVAVFGAASESFSQKNINCSIAESLARFAPLVEAATAQGIAVRGYVSCVVGCPYEGAIEPSAVAEVAHRLLDMGCYEISLGDTIGVGTPNSVKQMLTAVMQTIPTHQLAMHCHDTYGQAIANIHSALQMGISIFDSSVAGLGGCPYAKGASGNVATEDVLYLLNGLGIHTGVNLDQVVAIGQFISQRLERDNQSKAGKALAAKTG
- a CDS encoding acetyl/propionyl/methylcrotonyl-CoA carboxylase subunit alpha, translated to MFDKILIANRGEIACRIIQTAQRLNVKTVAVYSDADHRALHVKMADEAIHIGAAPSADSYLRGDVIINAALQCGAQAVHPGYGFLSENAQFAEQCAANGLVFIGPPAAAIRAMGSKSAAKTIMQDAGVPLVPGYHGADQARDLLKRAADDMGYPVLLKAVAGGGGKGMRQVWDANEFDDALDDAKREAKASFGNDDMLVEKYLTQPRHVEVQVFCDTQGNGVYLFERDCSIQRRHQKILEEAPAPNLPAGTREKMGDAAVRAAQAIDYVGAGTVEFLLDTDGSFYFMEMNTRLQVEHPVTEMITGQDLVEWQLHVAGGNPLPCEQSALQINGHAFEARIYAEDADNDFMPATGKLDYVSLPSSNAHVRVDTGVVQGDAVTPYYDPMIAKLIVWDTDRDKAIARLSDALNAYRIGGVTTNIPFLHRLAGHPALIAADLDTGFLVKHHEALFEQAFSPSTELVPLACLFLQLRREQHSCAAKITGNSNRLASPWDEVSPWDEVSSWRLNQTNTYHDTLIWNGERIDYALEVQGNRVDRRYQITVNDQDFAAVGILNNDVLTATINGHRTSVAMAAHDTHFIAFDGATPISFHVESDDTGVAEEASNAGNFNAPMNGTIVEVKANQGDTVAAGSVLLVMEAMKMQHTIKAPSDGIVSELYCVVGDLVDGGAELLRFEALAE
- a CDS encoding HAD family hydrolase, producing MKEPIKLILFDLGGVLVELGPSPLPSDWLHHASPSFSVKEWFSSPSATHFERGLCTPMEFATALKSELGITASRRDILSAFKDWPRGLMPGVTTLLEQLAPHYRLAVLSNSNEIHWPQLSQELGLQHYMEQLYSSHLLHKSKPDPAIFQQVLNELSLVPEQVLFFDDNQHNIDSAQALGIRSHLVNGPQEIRHILDFPVLQT
- a CDS encoding alpha-D-glucose phosphate-specific phosphoglucomutase, which encodes MNVIKVETKPFEGQKPGTSGLRKKVSEFAQPGYLENFVQAIFNVLGNCQDKSLVIGGDGRYFNRAAIQTILRLAIGNGFTRLIVGQGGLLSTPAASCLIRQYQTFGGIILSASHNPAGPDEDFGIKYNGENGGPATEAVTNQIFSQTQSLDHYLSAQIDDIDLDTLGKTQVAGVTIEIIDPVADYANLMESIFDFAKISRLLQRDDFAMCFDGMHAITGPYAIEILERRLGAAAGTVINGVPSEDFGGHHPDPNLVHAKELVEKVNADPALVFAAASDGDGDRNMVLGKNFYINPCDSLAVLAAYAEKIPGYQQGLSGVARSMPTSPAVDRVATVRGIECFETPTGWKFFGNLMDAGRIVLCGEESFGTGSDHVREKDGLWAVLFWLNILAESGKTPQQVVTEHWQRYGRDYFTRHDFEGVDSESASNLVSRLRQMLPQLIGQTYVGLTVASADDFAYTDPIDQSVSQSQGIRIQFAEGARIVLRLSGTETSGATLRLYCDRFEDAPDRLQMDPQQALAEVLQAADQIAQIQQFTGRSAPDVIT